From the Anopheles coustani chromosome X, idAnoCousDA_361_x.2, whole genome shotgun sequence genome, one window contains:
- the LOC131269632 gene encoding mitochondrial amidoxime reducing component 2-like isoform X1 codes for MIDFCSIPLTFRHHREADGLTKEMLSRVSLLHVELLDHGGGSGTGSTAAKALLVAAGVGLVTATGYGVYRLLKYRAAQRPPTEWRRVGEVSDLWIYPIKSCGAVRVSNFQCSPIGPQVGLLRDRIFMVVKSADGTFITGRSHPTLVLVQPSFDARYELMTLSAPGMLDITVNVRQLLAAQPGAASVWDQPVSAVDCGEEAARWLSRFLLSEDFGLRLVLYPHDQPTRPVREKNRIHALLTARDSGALHDATSYMLVSEASVADVNSRLDKPVPALQFRANILVKGPTAFEEDDWTWIRIGETVYRNVKPCTRCLFTNVDPETGVSSPEQEPLTTLRKYRLKPGLGASPVVGMQMGIRTLGSIALGEPVYVG; via the exons ATGATTGATTTCTGCTCGATTCCCCTCACTTTCAGACACCATCGCGAAGCGGACGGGCTGACGAAGGAGATGCTATCCA GAGTGTCCCTTCTTCATGTAGAGCTACTCGACCACGGAGGAGGCTCCGGAACGGGCAGCACCGCCGCCAAGGCGCTGCTGGTGGCGGCCGGCGTTGGGCTCGTGACGGCGACCGGGTATGGCGTGTACCGTCTGCTAAAGTACCGTGCGGCCCAGCGGCCACCGACCGAATGGCGACGTGTCGGCGAAGTTTCCGACCTTTGGATCTACCCGATCAAATCGTGCGGTGCGGTGCGGGTTTCCAATTTCCAGTGCTCGCCGATCGGTCCGCAGGTCGGTCTGCTGCGCGATCGCATCTTCATGGTGGTGAAGAGCGCGGACGGCACGTTCATCACGGGCCGGTCGCACCCgacgctggtgctggtgcagCCGTCCTTCGACGCACGCTACGAGCTGATGACGCTATCCGCGCCCGGCATGCTGGACATCACGGTAAACGTGCGCCAGCTGCTGGCGGCCCAACCAGGTGCCGCCTCCGTCTGGGACCAGCCGGTCAGTGCGGTCGACTGCGGCGAGGAGGCGGCCCGCTGGCTTTCGCGCTTCCTGCTCAGCGAAGACTTCGGACTGCGGCTCGTCCTCTACCCGCACGATCAACCGACGCGTCCGGTGCGCGAAAAGAATCGCATCCACGCGCTGCTGACGGCACGTGACTCCGGCGCGTTGCACGATGCCACCAGCTACATGCTCGTCTCGGAAGCATCCGTGGCCGATGTTAACTCGCGCCTCGACAAACCGGTGCCGGCCCTGCAGTTCCGCGCTAACATTCTCGTCAAAGGTCCGACCGCCTTCGAGGAGGACGACTGGACGTGGATCCGCATCGGAGAGACGGTCTACCGCAACGTCAAACCGTGCACGAG ATGTCTTTTCACAAACGTTGATCCGGAAACGGGCGTGAGCAGCCCGGAGCAGGAGCCGCTGACCACGCTGCGAAAGTATCGCCTCAAGCCGGGTCTCGGTGCGTCGCCGGTCGTGGGCATGCAGATGGGCATCCGAACGCTCGGCTCGATCGCCCTCGGAGAACCCGTCTACGTGGGCTAG
- the LOC131269632 gene encoding mitochondrial amidoxime reducing component 2-like isoform X2 has protein sequence MIDFCSIPLTFRHHREADGLTKEMLSKLLDHGGGSGTGSTAAKALLVAAGVGLVTATGYGVYRLLKYRAAQRPPTEWRRVGEVSDLWIYPIKSCGAVRVSNFQCSPIGPQVGLLRDRIFMVVKSADGTFITGRSHPTLVLVQPSFDARYELMTLSAPGMLDITVNVRQLLAAQPGAASVWDQPVSAVDCGEEAARWLSRFLLSEDFGLRLVLYPHDQPTRPVREKNRIHALLTARDSGALHDATSYMLVSEASVADVNSRLDKPVPALQFRANILVKGPTAFEEDDWTWIRIGETVYRNVKPCTRCLFTNVDPETGVSSPEQEPLTTLRKYRLKPGLGASPVVGMQMGIRTLGSIALGEPVYVG, from the exons ATGATTGATTTCTGCTCGATTCCCCTCACTTTCAGACACCATCGCGAAGCGGACGGGCTGACGAAGGAGATGCTATCCA AGCTACTCGACCACGGAGGAGGCTCCGGAACGGGCAGCACCGCCGCCAAGGCGCTGCTGGTGGCGGCCGGCGTTGGGCTCGTGACGGCGACCGGGTATGGCGTGTACCGTCTGCTAAAGTACCGTGCGGCCCAGCGGCCACCGACCGAATGGCGACGTGTCGGCGAAGTTTCCGACCTTTGGATCTACCCGATCAAATCGTGCGGTGCGGTGCGGGTTTCCAATTTCCAGTGCTCGCCGATCGGTCCGCAGGTCGGTCTGCTGCGCGATCGCATCTTCATGGTGGTGAAGAGCGCGGACGGCACGTTCATCACGGGCCGGTCGCACCCgacgctggtgctggtgcagCCGTCCTTCGACGCACGCTACGAGCTGATGACGCTATCCGCGCCCGGCATGCTGGACATCACGGTAAACGTGCGCCAGCTGCTGGCGGCCCAACCAGGTGCCGCCTCCGTCTGGGACCAGCCGGTCAGTGCGGTCGACTGCGGCGAGGAGGCGGCCCGCTGGCTTTCGCGCTTCCTGCTCAGCGAAGACTTCGGACTGCGGCTCGTCCTCTACCCGCACGATCAACCGACGCGTCCGGTGCGCGAAAAGAATCGCATCCACGCGCTGCTGACGGCACGTGACTCCGGCGCGTTGCACGATGCCACCAGCTACATGCTCGTCTCGGAAGCATCCGTGGCCGATGTTAACTCGCGCCTCGACAAACCGGTGCCGGCCCTGCAGTTCCGCGCTAACATTCTCGTCAAAGGTCCGACCGCCTTCGAGGAGGACGACTGGACGTGGATCCGCATCGGAGAGACGGTCTACCGCAACGTCAAACCGTGCACGAG ATGTCTTTTCACAAACGTTGATCCGGAAACGGGCGTGAGCAGCCCGGAGCAGGAGCCGCTGACCACGCTGCGAAAGTATCGCCTCAAGCCGGGTCTCGGTGCGTCGCCGGTCGTGGGCATGCAGATGGGCATCCGAACGCTCGGCTCGATCGCCCTCGGAGAACCCGTCTACGTGGGCTAG
- the LOC131269632 gene encoding mitochondrial amidoxime reducing component 2-like isoform X4, with protein sequence MLSKLLDHGGGSGTGSTAAKALLVAAGVGLVTATGYGVYRLLKYRAAQRPPTEWRRVGEVSDLWIYPIKSCGAVRVSNFQCSPIGPQVGLLRDRIFMVVKSADGTFITGRSHPTLVLVQPSFDARYELMTLSAPGMLDITVNVRQLLAAQPGAASVWDQPVSAVDCGEEAARWLSRFLLSEDFGLRLVLYPHDQPTRPVREKNRIHALLTARDSGALHDATSYMLVSEASVADVNSRLDKPVPALQFRANILVKGPTAFEEDDWTWIRIGETVYRNVKPCTRCLFTNVDPETGVSSPEQEPLTTLRKYRLKPGLGASPVVGMQMGIRTLGSIALGEPVYVG encoded by the exons ATGCTATCCA AGCTACTCGACCACGGAGGAGGCTCCGGAACGGGCAGCACCGCCGCCAAGGCGCTGCTGGTGGCGGCCGGCGTTGGGCTCGTGACGGCGACCGGGTATGGCGTGTACCGTCTGCTAAAGTACCGTGCGGCCCAGCGGCCACCGACCGAATGGCGACGTGTCGGCGAAGTTTCCGACCTTTGGATCTACCCGATCAAATCGTGCGGTGCGGTGCGGGTTTCCAATTTCCAGTGCTCGCCGATCGGTCCGCAGGTCGGTCTGCTGCGCGATCGCATCTTCATGGTGGTGAAGAGCGCGGACGGCACGTTCATCACGGGCCGGTCGCACCCgacgctggtgctggtgcagCCGTCCTTCGACGCACGCTACGAGCTGATGACGCTATCCGCGCCCGGCATGCTGGACATCACGGTAAACGTGCGCCAGCTGCTGGCGGCCCAACCAGGTGCCGCCTCCGTCTGGGACCAGCCGGTCAGTGCGGTCGACTGCGGCGAGGAGGCGGCCCGCTGGCTTTCGCGCTTCCTGCTCAGCGAAGACTTCGGACTGCGGCTCGTCCTCTACCCGCACGATCAACCGACGCGTCCGGTGCGCGAAAAGAATCGCATCCACGCGCTGCTGACGGCACGTGACTCCGGCGCGTTGCACGATGCCACCAGCTACATGCTCGTCTCGGAAGCATCCGTGGCCGATGTTAACTCGCGCCTCGACAAACCGGTGCCGGCCCTGCAGTTCCGCGCTAACATTCTCGTCAAAGGTCCGACCGCCTTCGAGGAGGACGACTGGACGTGGATCCGCATCGGAGAGACGGTCTACCGCAACGTCAAACCGTGCACGAG ATGTCTTTTCACAAACGTTGATCCGGAAACGGGCGTGAGCAGCCCGGAGCAGGAGCCGCTGACCACGCTGCGAAAGTATCGCCTCAAGCCGGGTCTCGGTGCGTCGCCGGTCGTGGGCATGCAGATGGGCATCCGAACGCTCGGCTCGATCGCCCTCGGAGAACCCGTCTACGTGGGCTAG
- the LOC131269632 gene encoding mitochondrial amidoxime reducing component 2-like isoform X3, with protein sequence MLSRVSLLHVELLDHGGGSGTGSTAAKALLVAAGVGLVTATGYGVYRLLKYRAAQRPPTEWRRVGEVSDLWIYPIKSCGAVRVSNFQCSPIGPQVGLLRDRIFMVVKSADGTFITGRSHPTLVLVQPSFDARYELMTLSAPGMLDITVNVRQLLAAQPGAASVWDQPVSAVDCGEEAARWLSRFLLSEDFGLRLVLYPHDQPTRPVREKNRIHALLTARDSGALHDATSYMLVSEASVADVNSRLDKPVPALQFRANILVKGPTAFEEDDWTWIRIGETVYRNVKPCTRCLFTNVDPETGVSSPEQEPLTTLRKYRLKPGLGASPVVGMQMGIRTLGSIALGEPVYVG encoded by the exons ATGCTATCCA GAGTGTCCCTTCTTCATGTAGAGCTACTCGACCACGGAGGAGGCTCCGGAACGGGCAGCACCGCCGCCAAGGCGCTGCTGGTGGCGGCCGGCGTTGGGCTCGTGACGGCGACCGGGTATGGCGTGTACCGTCTGCTAAAGTACCGTGCGGCCCAGCGGCCACCGACCGAATGGCGACGTGTCGGCGAAGTTTCCGACCTTTGGATCTACCCGATCAAATCGTGCGGTGCGGTGCGGGTTTCCAATTTCCAGTGCTCGCCGATCGGTCCGCAGGTCGGTCTGCTGCGCGATCGCATCTTCATGGTGGTGAAGAGCGCGGACGGCACGTTCATCACGGGCCGGTCGCACCCgacgctggtgctggtgcagCCGTCCTTCGACGCACGCTACGAGCTGATGACGCTATCCGCGCCCGGCATGCTGGACATCACGGTAAACGTGCGCCAGCTGCTGGCGGCCCAACCAGGTGCCGCCTCCGTCTGGGACCAGCCGGTCAGTGCGGTCGACTGCGGCGAGGAGGCGGCCCGCTGGCTTTCGCGCTTCCTGCTCAGCGAAGACTTCGGACTGCGGCTCGTCCTCTACCCGCACGATCAACCGACGCGTCCGGTGCGCGAAAAGAATCGCATCCACGCGCTGCTGACGGCACGTGACTCCGGCGCGTTGCACGATGCCACCAGCTACATGCTCGTCTCGGAAGCATCCGTGGCCGATGTTAACTCGCGCCTCGACAAACCGGTGCCGGCCCTGCAGTTCCGCGCTAACATTCTCGTCAAAGGTCCGACCGCCTTCGAGGAGGACGACTGGACGTGGATCCGCATCGGAGAGACGGTCTACCGCAACGTCAAACCGTGCACGAG ATGTCTTTTCACAAACGTTGATCCGGAAACGGGCGTGAGCAGCCCGGAGCAGGAGCCGCTGACCACGCTGCGAAAGTATCGCCTCAAGCCGGGTCTCGGTGCGTCGCCGGTCGTGGGCATGCAGATGGGCATCCGAACGCTCGGCTCGATCGCCCTCGGAGAACCCGTCTACGTGGGCTAG
- the LOC131269633 gene encoding mitochondrial amidoxime reducing component 2-like, with amino-acid sequence MFSKLVDEFGGLPAGRQAVLVAAGVGGVVLLSVGGYLLKRRIDNTPPKQWRKAGELAEIYVYPIKSCGPLVMQQIGCSSLGPRQHLLRDRIFMVTNEDGKFVTARMKPKMVLVEPRFDERFETMILNAPGMPELRIDVARLADGAITDSTVWGEQVPTVDCGDEAARWFSSYLLDKPVGYRLRYNPRDQTTRRKNGDDTGSFHDETSYMLFNEASVADLNKRIENKVTALQFRPNFVVRGPEAYAEDRWRWVRIGETVFRYEMPCLRCIFTTIDPASGVAHPDKEPLRTLKQYRQIPSLGESPALGIHLGLRRGASVKVGDPVYYA; translated from the exons ATGTTTTCTA AGCTGGTGGATGAGTTTGGTGGGCTGCCTGCCGGCCGTCAGGCGGTTCTGGTGGCGGCTGGAGTCGGCGGGGTGGTGCTGCTGTCGGTCGGAGGCTATCTGCTGAAGCGGCGCATCGACAACACTCCCCCCAAGCAGTGGCGCAAGGCGGGCGAGCTGGCCGAAATCTACGTCTACCCGATCAAATCGTGCGGTCCGCTGGTGATGCAACAGATCGGCTGCTCGTCGCTCGGCCCGCGGCAGCATCTGCTGCGCGACCGCATCTTCATGGTGACGAACGAGGACGGCAAGTTCGTGACGGCGCGCATGAAGCCGAAGATGGTGCTGGTGGAGCCCCGCTTCGACGAGCGCTTCGAGACGATGATCCTGAACGCGCCGGGCATGCCGGAGCTGCGGATCGATGTGGCCCGGCTGGCCGACGGTGCGATCACGGACAGCACGGTGTGGGGCGAGCAGGTGCCGACGGTGGACTGTGGCGATGAGGCGGCCCGCTGGTTCTCGTCCTACCTGCTAGACAAGCCGGTCGGCTACCGGCTGCGGTACAACCCGCGTGACCAAACGACCCGCCGGAAGAACGGCGACGACACCGGGTCGTTCCACGACGAGACGAGCTACATGCTGTTCAACGAGGCGAGCGTGGCCGACCTCAACAAGCGGATCGAGAACAAGGTGACGGCCTTGCAGTTCCGCCCGAACTTTGTCGTGCGCGGCCCGGAGGCGTACGCCGAGGACCGGTGGCGCTGGGTGCGCATCGGCGAGACCGTGTTCCGCTACGAGATGCCCTGTTTGCGCTGCATCTTCACCACGATTGATCCCGCTTCCGGCGTGGCCCACCCGGACAAGGAGCCCTTACGCACGCTCAAGCA ATACCGTCAAATTCCGTCGCTGGGAGAATCGCCGGCCCTCGGCATTCACCTGGGGCTGCGTCGGGGTGCCTCAGTCAAGGTCGGCGATCCCGTATACTACGCCTAG
- the LOC131268933 gene encoding uncharacterized protein LOC131268933, with amino-acid sequence MKLLLVTAVICSALALTLGVPVPSANPDPAPAPAAQPEPAAQPKTDIELMKIPLDGDKELDVITLIDSEDQKINERNKRTIGILRELFPTISQILDQKIQMITSYLFRTIGPILLRSGLGLGGGGGAGGNRGGSSSSSDDDDDFDFDDDDDDADKKPSSGPKVSISLPTFPPSDDLDDDDNNDGDAKGQAGPVTATPLPELRLGDSGDDDKNEVRKRLAADAATTNSAIDRIDLLAGLEPTSTVPSETESNLITTNENANTLETLDLAGLTDTLNAIRVARATSDEKAASSNDQNAESSANSSSLDELTLDSEGNDEDRNKRFLSFGGSSGGGGGSGNFLFDIIRLVSGSSGTEQSDEKAHSPDDHDLGKGDGYTEGIPGPVTRLFVLANRGLSNLIQDLILPALLDASSPALPTLPALPDLSNMTASFANAMNELNPLKDANMSRALNDELAAVRSLATAIGAGLVANLPTLTPSSLTALTADLPPASKLAPAAPETNPPKELSTTTIEPPTTPAEPEQISLPLFSFF; translated from the exons ATGAAGCTCTTACTAGTGACGGCTGTGATATGCAGTGCCCTCGCGCTGACCCTGGGCGTCCCCGTCCCGTCGGCGAACCCCGACCCAGCGCCCGCCCCCGCCGCCCAGCCGGAGCCGGCGGCGCAACCAAAGACAGACATCGAGCTGATGAAGATCCCACTCGACGGCGATAAG GAACTGGACGTCATTACGCTAATCGACTCGGAGGATCAGAAAATCAACGAGCGCAACAAGCGAACGATCGGAATCCTGCGCGAGCTGTTCCCAACGATCTCTCAG ATTCTGGACCAGAAGATCCAGATGATCACCTCGTACCTGTTCCGCACGATCGGCCCGATACTGCTGCGCAGCGGACTCGGCctgggcggcggcggcggcgcggGCGGTAAccgcggcggcagcagcagctcgtccgacgacgacgacgacttcgatttcgacgacgacgacgacgacgcggaTAAGAAACCGTCCAGCGGGCCGAAGGTGAGCATCTCGCTGCCGACCTTCCCGCCGTCGGACGacctcgacgacgacgacaacaacgacgGCGATGCGAAGGGACAGGCAGGCCCGGTCACCGCCACGCCCCTGCCCGAACTGCGGCTCGGCGACAGCGGCGACGACGACAAGAACGAGGTGCGCAAGCGACTCGCCGCCGACGCCGCCACCACGAACAGCGCGATCGACCGGATCGACCTGCTGGCCGGCCTGGAACCGACCAGCACCGTGCCAAGCGAGACCGAGTCCAACCTG ATCACGACCAACGAGAACGCTAACACGCTCGAGACGCTCGACCTTGCCGGCCTTACCGATACGCTGAACGCGATCCGAGTAGCCCGTGCCACCAGCGACGAGAAGGCCGCCTCCTCCAACGACCAGAACGCCGAGTCGTCCGCGAACAGCTCCAGCCTGGACGAGCTAACGCTCGACTCCGAGGGCAACGATGAGGATCGCAACAAGAG ATTCCTGTCCTTCGGAGGCAGCAGCGGCGGAGGCGGCGGTTCTGGTAACTTCCTGTTCGACATCATCCGC CTTGTGTCGGGCAGCTCGGGCACGGAGCAGAGCGACGAGAAGGCACACTCGCCCGACGACCACGACCTCGGCAAGGGTGACGGCTACACCGAGGGCATTCCCGGACCAGTGACGCGTCTCTTCGTGCTGGCCAACCGCGGTCTGTCCAACCTGATCCAGGATCTGATTCTG CCGGCGCTGCTCGACGCCAGCAGTCCCGCCCTACCGACGCTGCCGGCCCTACCAGATCTGTCCAACATGACGGCATCGTTCGCGAACGCCATGAACGAGCTGAATCCGCTCAAGGACGCCAACATGAGCCGTGCGCTCAACGATGAGCTGGCGGCCGTGCGTTCACTGGCAACCGCCATCGGGGCCGGGTTGGTCGCCAACCTGCCGACCCTAACACCCAGCTCGCTTACGGCACTGACCGCGGACCTGCCGCCCGCAAGCAAGCTTGCCCCAGCCGCACCGGAAACGAATCCGCCGAAAGAGCTGTCCACTACTACCATCGAGCCGCCGACGACGCCAGCCGAACCGGAGCAAATTTCACTGCcactgttttccttcttctag